In a single window of the Montipora capricornis isolate CH-2021 chromosome 11, ASM3666992v2, whole genome shotgun sequence genome:
- the LOC138023403 gene encoding tigger transposable element-derived protein 6-like: protein MDRNLPITKENREGQATQEKAKPLKQDKKQNELPTRKCLSLREKVEVIHASKELAQSARQLAKRFGCGKTQIAQILARKDTILEEWTSNGTGSHKRSNNEKFEKINHLLWEWYIKARGANIPVDGPLLKEEARLIAERLGETSFKGTDGWLAKWKKRHNIALLNIAGEEGDVSQETVESWSERVKELTRGFAPEDIWNEDETGTFWKALPTTSLAEKGKRCQGGKNAKQRITAAFFVNAAGAKESPILIGKSRKPRCFSKLQDISRPCGAQYFNNDKAWMRTEIMSNVITNLNSKMKRENRHIILFLDNASCHPSSLKGMFSNVQIEFLPKNTTSRTQPLDAGIIKTWKMYYKRKLLRHVASEIDSKKTASEIVKSVNLLMAIRWMVSAWEEVPSEVISKCFKHVGMYPDQETEMDDDPFAGEELLEIEELLSRISPDLDVSFVDVEVDAHEPPVDTTLPNWREKMRNDILGASEGTEASDEESIEESEELKTPEVSSVKGALELSKKLLDFSDWQGDEKLSQAITRVNDALTDLQLKSLKQSSIRSYLS, encoded by the exons ATGGATCGAAATctaccaatcacaa AAGAAAACCGAGAAGGGCAAGCAACCCAAGAAAAAGCAAAACCTTTGAAACAAGATAAGAAGCAAAACGAACTGCCAACACGAAAATGTCTAAGTCTACGCGAAAAAGTTGAAGTGATACATGCGTCCAAAGAACTAGCGCAAAGTGCGAGACAGTTGGCAAAGAGATTTGGATGCGGAAAGACCCAAATAGCACAGATTCTTGCGAGGAAGGACACCATTCTCGAGGAATGGACTTCAAATGGTACCGGAAGTCACAAGAGGAGCAACAATGAGAAGTTTGAGAAGATAAACCATCTTCTTTGGGAATGGTACATAAAGGCAAGAGGAGCCAATATTCCAGTGGATGGGCCACTTCTCAAGGAGGAAGCACGCTTAATCGCAGAACGACTCGGCGAAACATCATTCAAAGGAACCGACGGCTGGCTTGCAAAGTGGAAGAAAAGGCATAATATCGCCCTGCTAAATATTGCTGGCGAGGAAGGAGATGTTAGCCAAGAGACTGTCGAAAGCTGGAGTGAGCGTGTCAAAGAATTGACAAGGGGTTTTGCCCCAGAAGACATTTGGAACGAGGACGAGACAGGGACATTCTGGAAAGCTTTGCCCACAACATCACTCGCAGAAAAAGGAAAGCGCTGTCAAGGAGGAAAGAATGCCAAACAAAGAATTACCGCCGCCTTCTTTGTGAATGCTGCCGGTGCCAAGGAAAGCCCTATCCTGATTGGCAAAAGCCGAAAGCCCCGCTGCTTTTCTAAGTTGCAAGATATTTCACGACCTTGTGGAGCCCAGTATTTTAATAACGACAAAGCGTGGATGAGAACTGAAATAATGAGCAATGTCATTACTAATCTCAATAGCAAGATGAAGCGTGAAAACCGGCACATTATCCTGTTCCTTGACAACGCATCATGTCACCCTAGCTCCCTGAAGGGTATGTTCTCAAATGTTCAAATTGAGTTCTTACCGAAAAACACCACCTCACGCACGCAACCTCTGGACGCAGGAATAATAAAGACCTGGAAGATGTACTATAAGCGAAAGCTACTGCGACACGTTGCAAGTGAAATTGACAGCAAGAAGACGGCGAGCGAAATTGTGAAGTCTGTTAACCTTCTGATGGCAATAAGGTGGATGGTGAGCGCGTGGGAGGAGGTACCATCAGAAGTAATCTCAAAGTGCTTCAAGCATGTTGGAATGTATCCAGACCAGGAAACCGAGATGGATGACGATCCATTCGCCGGCGAAGAGTTGCTCGAAATTGAGGAGCTCTTGTCTCGCATCTCTCCAGATCTAGACGTATCTTTTGTCGATGTGGAGGTTGATGCACACGAACCTCCAGTTGACACAACACTGCCCAACTGGAGAGAGAAAATGCGTAATGACATCCTCGGGGCATCGGAGGGGACTGAAGCAAGTGACGAAGAGTCGATTGAAGAGTCTGAAGAATTAAAGACTCCAGAAGTCAGTTCAGTGAAAGGTGCACTCgagctttcaaaaaagttgttggATTTCTCTGACTGGCAGGGAGACGAAAAACTGTCGCAAGCCATCACACGCGTAAACGATGCCTTGACGGACTTGCAACTTAAATCTTTGAAGCAGTCTTCCATCCGCAGTTACCTATCGTAA